One genomic window of Gossypium hirsutum isolate 1008001.06 chromosome D11, Gossypium_hirsutum_v2.1, whole genome shotgun sequence includes the following:
- the LOC107891836 gene encoding protein BRICK 1 codes for MARAGGITNAVNVGIAVQADWENREFISHISLNVRRLFEFLLQFEATTKSKLASLNEKLDTLERRLELLEVQVGTASANPSLFST; via the exons atggCAAGAGCAGGAGGGATAACGAACGCCGTTAACGTAGGGATAGCAGTCCAAGCCGATTGGGAGAATCGCGAATTCATCTCTCACATTTCCCTCAATGTTCGTCGCCTCTTTGAATTTCTCCTCCAATTCG AGGCTACAACGAAGAGCAAATTAGCATCCTTGAACGAGAAACTGGACACCCTGGAACGTCGTTTGGAGCTTCTTGAAGTTCAAGTTGGAACTGCGTCCGCTAACCCTTCTCTTTTCAGTACGTGA